From Aspergillus chevalieri M1 DNA, chromosome 4, nearly complete sequence, a single genomic window includes:
- a CDS encoding telomerase reverse transcriptase (COG:B,L;~EggNog:ENOG410PIET;~InterPro:IPR003545,IPR000477,IPR021891,IPR043502;~PFAM:PF12009;~TransMembrane:1 (i588-607o);~go_function: GO:0003677 - DNA binding [Evidence IEA];~go_function: GO:0003721 - telomerase RNA reverse transcriptase activity [Evidence IEA];~go_function: GO:0003964 - RNA-directed DNA polymerase activity [Evidence IEA]), giving the protein MAKKRKRPSRHPPITNKPLSPNPRTTANNNPTHPVISLYYSHVLTLRQYLLRQLPVSSKLRRRRIASLSVATAAKDEDHRWSSHLPDLVHLLDTTLVGVLHESSPIISQERRRDLAVFTESQSQSGSQLGSTSAQSEIVEYVIATLFNRNGYQRPQHLLAHGFQRFMGSRANEPQTMTNIPGIMVQYPNKNVQILQQVPWTDVLDLLGSNGEEVMLKLLLDCGIFPCIDHRKGIYYQISGLPLPVLEPLDKIGPGSDQSLFKYNPPPFPKPGNKNQDTHKELQVKPNSIIFLRRRALYARPNLNAKGQVRFGLKHDHALNRFLSADSLVQTVRLMQHIFPRQFGLTNVFTSTDTREQAQSFNHSFGHHPIQNKYLGQSEDGQDEVRKIPKRLRGEPVELVQQLQNRHKHCSYAELLRYYCSSEATGPWKLGPASSQSDSDISHKSISQPLVTQEQVPQSSSGSFDELPREETDCKTPSLPQPSVTLTDYATPASSVSAFCRAVLRKLIPPQFFGTGQHGPSNQRVMFKQIDRFILMRRFESLNLHEVCQGIKITSIPWLEPPKLTSEPSRCKLSQSDLQKRTELLHEFIYYLFDSILIPLIRAHFYVTESQTHRNRLFFFRHDVWRRLTEQPLTTLKSSVFEELKPEMAQKVLGRRSLGYSFLRLLPKSTGVRPIMNLRRRAWVKCNWPGKQGSYLGPSINSTVTPIHNMLNYEKARGPGALGSALLSVGDLHPKLKNFKDDLLKQHGASLPTLYFVKVDIQSCFDTIPQQKLIRLIEELVSEEAYHITKHVELRPSDEFGGVWPSEEPTRSNKPQRKYVGRAAPASKPQSVPDAFTSGVTSRRRNTVFVDTLAQREHHSEDLLDLLDEHVRNNLIRIGKKYFRQRNGIPQGSMLSSLLCNYFYAELEREVLGFLHPHQALLLRLVDDFLLITSDVDMAMRFLQVLVRGQPSYGVSVHPAKSLVNFAAAVDGIQIPRLMGSTRFPYCGNLIDTHTLEIYRDQDRVLEGGDTAAETLSNALTVESARAPGRSLHRKVLAGFKLQMHPMYLDAQHNSRNAVLLNLYTNFVTSAMKMYRYLKCLQGRAHPSAPVIIRTIQDLTQLAQRLARSRRGEQSEPLSTNTQWAAPISDVPPSQVQYLAASAFRFVMGRKQTRYAVVLRWLESVCKSARPKADGTAVRIGQVIRQGNSTFGEWRF; this is encoded by the exons ATGGccaagaagagaaagaggccCAGCAGGCATCCTCCAATCACCAACAAGCCTCTGTCTCCCAATCCCCGTACCACTGCTAATAATAATCCCACCCATCCTGTCATCTCCCTCTACTACTCCCATGTCCTCACCCTGAGGCAATATCTCCTACGCCAACTGCCTGTTTCCTCCAAACTGCGCCGTCGTCGAATTGCCTCGTTGAGTGTGGCCACCGCTGCAAAAGACGAAGATCATCGGTGGTCATCGCACCTCCCAGATCTTGTTCATTTGCTGGACACTACGCTGGTTGGAGTACTGCACGAGTCGTCTCCAATAATTAGCCAGGAACGACGACGGGATTTGGCTGTTTTTACGGagtcgcagtcgcagtcTGGATCGCAGTTGGGCAGCACGTCTGCGCAATCTGAG ATCGTCGAATATGTCATTGCGACATTGTTCAACCGCAATGGCTACCAGCGGCCCCAGCATCTGCTCGCCCATGGCTTTCAGCGATTCATGGGCTCCCGGGCAAACGAGCCTCAAACAATGACCAATATCCCAGGCATTATGGTCCAGTATCCGAATAAAAATGTCCAAATCTTGCAGCAGGTTCCCTGGACGGACGTCCTCGATCTTCTGGGGAGCAATGGCGAGGAAGTTATGCTaaagctgctgcttgactGTGGTATCTTTCCTTGTATAGATCATCGAAAAGGCATCTATTATCAGATTAGTG GTTTACCGTTGCCCGTGCTCGAACCGCTGGACAAGATAGGCCCAGGATCAGACCAGTCTCTATTCAAGTACAATCCGCCACCCTTTCCAAAGCCAGGGAACAAGAATCAAGATACCCATAAAGAGCTACAGGTCAAGCCAAATagcatcatcttcctccgtCGACGTGCACTTTATGCTCGTCCAAACCTCAATGCAAAGGGACAAGTTCGCTTTGGTCTAAAACATGATC ATGCACTAAATCGCTTTCTGTCGGCCGATTCTTTGGTGCAGACCGTGCGTCTAATGCAACATATCTTCCCTAGGCAATTTGGTTTAACTAATGTATTTACATCAACGGATACTCGAGAACAAGCCCAGTCATTCAATCACTCCTTTGGACATCACCCCATACAGAACAAATACCTTGGACAGAGCGAAGATGGGCAAGATGAGGTGCGAAAAATACCAAAACGGCTTCGTGGGGAGCCAGTGGAGCTGGTCCAACAGCTCCAGAACCGACACAAGCACTGCTCCTATGCGGAACTACTGAGATATTATTGTTCTTCTGAA GCCACTGGACCGTGGAAACTCGGTCCTGCGAGCTCTCAGTCCGATTCCGACATCAGTCATAAGTCCATCTCCCAGCCGTTGGTCACCCAAGAACAAGTACCACAATCATCCTCCGGATCGTTCGATGAGTTACCACGGGAAGAAACAGACTGCAAAACGCCTTCGCTACCACAGCCAAGCGTCACTTTGACAGACTATGCAACGCCTGCCTCATCAGTATCGGCCTTTTGCCGTGCCGTTCTGCGAAAACTGATCCCTCCCCAATTCTTTGGCACAGGCCAACATGGGCCCTCAAACCAACGAGTAATGTTTAAACAGATTGACCGGTTTATTCTTATGCGTCGGTTTGAAAGTCTGAACCTTCACGAGGTCTGCCAGGGCATCAAAATCACCTCAATTCCCTGGTTGGAACCTCCCAAGTTGACGTCTGAACCGTCTCGATGCAAGCTATCCCAGTCCGATCTGCAGAAACGCACCGAGCTGCTGCACGAGTTTATCTACTATCTATTCGATTCGATTCTGATCCCACTAATCCGGGCTCATTTCTACGTCACCGAATCGCAAACCCATCGCAACcgtctctttttcttccgcCATGACGTCTGGCGTAGACTCACAGAACAACCTTTGACTACACTCAAATCAAGTGTATTCGAAGAATTGAAACCTGAGATGGCGCAGAAGGTCCTGGGTCGACGATCCTTGGGATATAGCTTCCTACGGCTTCTTCCCAAGAGCACGGGTGTTCGTCCGATTATGAATTTGCGACGGCGCGCATGGGTGAAATGCAATTGGCCAGGAAAGCAAGGCTCCTACTTAGGACCGAGTATCAATTCCACGGTCACGCCTATTCACAACATGCTCAATTACGAAAAAGCACGGGGTCCTGGTGCGTTAGGTTCGGCTTTACTCTCTGTGGGAGACCTCCATCCCAAACTAAAAAACTTCAAAGACGATCTCCTGAAGCAGCATGGGGCATCCTTGCCGACCTTGTATTTTGTGAAGGTTGATATCCAATCCTGTTTCGACACTATTCCCCAGCAGAAGTTGATCCGTCTCATCGAGGAGCTGGTCTCCGAGGAGGCATATCATATCACCAAGCATGTAGAACTTCGACCGTCCGATGAATTTGGTGGTGTATGGCCTTCAGAAGAACCAACCCGCTCAAACAAGCCGCAGAGAAAGTATGTTGGTCGGGCCGCTCCAGCCTCCAAGCCGCAATCTGTACCAGATGCTTTCACAAGTGGGGTGACGAGTCGTCGACGAAACACAGTATTTGTCGATACTTTAGCACAGCGCGAGCATCACAGCGAGGATCTATTAGATCTGCTAGACGAGCATGTCCGAAATAACCTAATAAGGATTGGCAAGAAGTACTTTCGCCAGCGGAACGGAATCCCTCAAGGGTCCATGCTCTCAAGTCTTCTGTGCAATTATTTCTATGCAGAGCTGGAGCGGGAGGTGCTAGGCTTCCTACACCCACACCAGGCCCTGCTCCTCCGTTTGGTAGATGACTTTTTGCTTATCACGTCCGATGTCGACATGGCAATGCGGTTCCTACAAGTCTTGGTTCGGGGTCAACCGTCGTACGGAGTGTCCGTACATCCAGCCAAGAGTCTTGTGAATTTTGCAGCGGCCGTGGACGGGATACAGATTCCGCGACTCATGGGATCTACACGCTTCCCGTACTGCGGCAACTTAATCGATACACACACGCTGGAAATTTACCGTGACCAAGACAGGGTGCTGGAAGGCGGCGATACGGCCGCAGAAACCCTGTCGAACGCTCTCACGGTCGAGTCCGCCCGGGCTCCTGGTCGTTCCCTTCATCGCAAAGTCCTAGCCGGCTTTAAGCTGCAAATGCATCCAATGTACCTTGATGCGCAACACAACTCCCGGAATGCAGTCCTACTTAACCTATACACCAACTTTGTCACCTCCGCCATGAAAATGTACCGATACCTGAAATGTCTCCAAGGACGCGCGCATCCATCAGCACCAGTTATCATTCGCACCATCCAGGATCTTACGCAGCTAGCCCAACGACTGGCCCGCTCGCGACGCGGAGAACAATCCGAACCATTGTCAACAAACACACAATGGGCGGCGCCCATCAGTGACGTACCGCCGTCGCAGGTGCAGTATCTCGCTGCCTCTGCGTTTCGGTTCGTAATGGGACGCAAACAAACACGGTACGCGGTAGTGCTGCGCTGGTTGGAGAGTGTGTGCAAGAGCGCACGACCGAAAGCAGATGGGACGGCCGTGCGGATTGGGCAGGTGATAAGGCAGGGGAATTCGACGTTTGGGGAATGGCGGTTTTGA
- a CDS encoding putative TBC domain protein (COG:T;~EggNog:ENOG410PGK1;~InterPro:IPR035969,IPR000195;~PFAM:PF00566), whose translation MTTICTTTPNSPPELSGSKSSKSSSFRSSSQLSGPDGIFTDISNFEEIGLEDDAELSYLNDSAATPYGRNRSSTARLQGKGAVTSTTRDLTSTPKRNQYPPLQSNVNGSLSATPTPSSKLRAGGTQKRHSTTAQNQRARSISPFRPHSTLGASPSTQSLALSPGTPRPLSRNNSWQPNRKSVKDLEAEYHDSDEELPEDASLWNVPISPRPMQERNPSRSASPDGRSAAPRPLPLSHSVSELSVAKSPATSPGASRNRQTIRSSSAGPERGQISPRNPRVYSYNSMMSDLSEEAKIITEALEHHADEKAHRRGENLHSGQSSLRSSTDSKNGSKTPIELPPLQKSNIMIDPLPISKEKERVLSRTRPSWLPPKDQKEEKKHLKQYKQMMAYSREADKRRAAKAASAQCEKDNTRETLKNIWDEYVYPNWDRVIAQPRTRELWWRGIPSRNRGATWQRAIGNELSLTEETYHRALQRAKDVRSKSDDDTGESNKRMREWFDAIDEDVSKAFPDLKLFQEGGPLRETLIDVLQTYSMYRSDVGYIYGLNTIAALLVLQFPSPASAFLAMANVLNRPLPVAFLTLDRGAVERTYTLASATLRYKFPRLSSHLYETLKLSHEEIWEPIFRSLLSNGLDLERLSRVWDCWVFEGDRIMIRAAVAVLGCLQTQLFGFTAPNDESRIAVRNILGWGPRHMGAKPKDRNSAPAAPATGFGGGQLAHTSDGDYWILSSAGDEDGFVNEVREAGKVRN comes from the coding sequence ATGACGACCATTTGCACAACAACCCCAAATTCCCCGCCTGAGCTCTCCGGGTCCAAATCTTCCAAGTCCTCGTCTTTCCGCTCTTCTTCGCAACTGTCCGGTCCGGATGGCATCTTCACCGATATCTCGAACTTTGAGGAGATTGGGCTCGAGGATGATGCCGAGTTGTCGTATCTGAACGATTCCGCCGCTACTCCGTATGGTCGAAACCGTTCGTCTACGGCCCGCCTTCAGGGTAAGGGTGCCGTGACTAGTACGACTCGTGATCTGACCTCGACGCCGAAGCGGAATCAGTATCCGCCCTTGCAGAGCAATGTTAATGGTTCATTGAGCGCGACTCCGACGCCGTCTTCGAAGCTTCGCGCTGGAGGTACCCAGAAGAGGCATTCAACAACAGCACAGAACCAGCGCGCTCGCTCTATCTCGCCATTCCGTCCTCATTCTACACTCGGAGCGTCCCCCTCAACGCAGAGCTTGGCCTTATCACCCGGCACCCCGCGTCCACTGAGCCGGAATAATTCTTGGCAACCGAATCGCAAGTCCGTCAAGGATCTGGAGGCTGAATATCACGACTCCGATGAAGAGCTGCCCGAGGATGCCAGTCTCTGGAACGTGCCCATCTCGCCCCGTCCCATGCAGGAGCGTAATCCGTCCCGCAGTGCTAGTCCTGATGGCCGCAGCGCTGCACCGCGACCTCTGCCGCTATCGCATTCGGTGTCGGAGCTGTCAGTGGCCAAGTCGCCAGCTACGTCGCCCGGTGCATCTCGAAACCGACAAACAATCCGGTCGAGCTCTGCTGGGCCTGAACGTGGCCAGATCTCTCCCCGCAATCCGCGTGTCTATTCTTACAACAGCATGATGTCCGACTTGTCCGAAGAGGCCAAAATTATCACCGAAGCTCTGGAACACCATGCGGATGAAAAAGCTCACAGACGTGGGGAGAACCTGCATAGTGGGCAATCCTCGCTACGGTCGAGTACCGACTCCAAAAATGGATCCAAGACCCCGATTGAGCTGCCTCCGTTACAAAAGTCCAACATCATGATCGATCCCCTTCCTATCAGCAAGGAAAAGGAACGGGTACTCTCGCGGACGCGTCCGAGTTGGCTACCTCCGAAGGACcagaaggaggaaaagaagcatCTGAAACAGTACAAACAGATGATGGCATACTCGCGTGAAGCTGACAAACGACGGGCTGCCAAGGCTGCTTCTGCGCAATGCGAAAAGGATAACACCCGTGAGACGCTCAAAAACATCTGGGACGAATACGTGTACCCCAACTGGGACCGGGTCATTGCTCAGCCCCGTACTCGGGAGCTGTGGTGGCGTGGAATTCCCTCGCGTAACCGTGGTGCAACTTGGCAGCGTGCAATTGGCAACGAACTGTCATTAACAGAAGAGACGTACCATCGCGCATTACAGCGGGCCAAGGATGTTCGGTCCAAGTCTGATGATGACACTGGGGAGAGCAACAAACGGATGCGGGAGTGGTTCGACGCGATCGACGAGGATGTCTCCAAGGCGTTCCCGGATCTGAAACTCTTCCAggagggtgggccactgcgGGAGACATTGATCGATGTCCTGCAGACGTACTCGATGTATCGGAGTGATGTTGGTTATATTTACGGTCTTAACACTATTGCAGCTTTGCTCGTTCTTCAATTTCCATCACCTGCTTCCGCATTCCTTGCCATGGCGAATGTCCTCAACCGACCACTTCCCGTGGCATTCCTCACGTTGGACCGTGGTGCCGTTGAACGCACCTATACGCTGGCGTCGGCGACACTTCGCTACAAATTCCCCCGCCTGTCATCGCACCTCTACGAAACCCTCAAACTCAGCCACGAAGAAATCTGGGAACCGATCTTCCGCTCTCTCCTCTCGAACGGTCTCGACCTGGAGCGCCTGAGTCGCGTGTGGGACTGCTGGGTATTCGAAGGAGACCGGATCATGATTCGCGCGGCCGTCGCAGTCCTGGGTTGTCTCCAGACACAGTTGTTCGGATTCACCGCGCCCAACGACGAGAGCCGCATCGCCGTACGCAATATCCTCGGCTGGGGCCCGCGTCATATGGGTGCTAAGCCGAAGGACCGAAACAGTGCGCCTGCGGCACCTGCGACTGGATTCGGTGGTGGCCAGCTCGCTCATACGTCGGATGGTGATTACTGGATTCTTTCGTctgctggtgatgaggatgggtTTGTCAATGAGGTCCGGGAAGCGGGCAAAGTGCGGAATTGA